One stretch of Miscanthus floridulus cultivar M001 chromosome 18, ASM1932011v1, whole genome shotgun sequence DNA includes these proteins:
- the LOC136523340 gene encoding uncharacterized protein — METEADRLAHEAREQREHDAAEAARQRAVEAARLMRETAEKAAADRAAALDAYEAQHAAVHAAAIAVVNIKVLIPLVLDRAANNYNRWRSLFLVVLGKYALMDHVLANVVHADRPAWVQMDCTVLTWIYGTIHGDLQQSTILRNPNARTAWKFLENEFLGQRESRALLLSVEFRTAKQGVSSIHEFCCLLETMAATLSDFGDPIGDRTLVLTLLRGLSDKFWPMVTNLKMRQPFPTFEEACTLLLLEEIDIDDIAAGNDAPPPPAPSALVAAPRTPSGGSGQGHSSGHGGHSRGSSQS, encoded by the coding sequence ATGGAGACTGAAGCCGACCGCCTGGCCCATGAGGCTCGCGAGCAGCGCGAGCATGATGCGGCGGAGGCGGCACGTCAACGCGCCGTGGAGGCCGCACGCCTCATGCGTGAGACCGCGGAAAAGGCCGCTGCGGATCGCGCGGCCGCCCTCGACGCCTACGAGGCTCAGCATGCTGCTGTTCACGCCGCAGCCATCGCCGTCGTCAACATCAAGGTTCTCATACCTCTGGTGTTGGATCGCGCCGCCAACAATTACAATCGGTGGCGATCTCTCTTCCTCGTCGTTCTGGGCAAGTATGCCCTCATGGATCACGTCCTCGCTAATGTGGTTCACGCCGACCGGCCGGCGTGGGTGCAGATGGACTGCACCGTTCTCACTTGGATTTACGGCACCATCCATGGCGATCTTCAGCAGTCCACGATATTGCGCAACCCTAACGCGCGCACCGCCTGGAAGTTCCTCGAGAACGAGTTCCTCGGCCAGCGCGAGTCACGTGCTCTCCTCCTCTCCGTCGAATTCCGCACGGCCAAGCAAGGAGTGTCGTCGATTCACGAGTTCTGCTGCCTCCTCGAGACGATGGCTGCAACACTCAGCGACTTCGGCGACCCGATCGGCGACCGCACGCTGGTCCTCACGCTCCTCCGAGGCCTCAGCGACAAGTTCTGGCCCATGGTGACTAACTTGAAGATGCGCCAGCCGTTTCCTACGTTCGAGGAAGCCTGCACCCTACTCCTTCTCGAGGAGATTGATATCGACGACATCGCCGCCGGGAATGACGCTCCACCACCACCGGCGCCGTCCGCTCTTGTCGCTGCCCCACGCACTCCTTCTGGTGGCAGCGGGCAAGGCCACAGCAGTGGGCATGGCGGCCACAGCCGCGGCTCCTCCCAGTCCTAG
- the LOC136523341 gene encoding thaumatin-like protein, whose translation MGQVTRNGGSGAPLATLAELTRSVAATAVRAAAAAAKKDGSGGGGSGDDAVVGCKSACLAFGTDEYCCRGKFASPATCKPSGYSKLFKA comes from the exons ATGGGGCAGGTCACGCGcaacggcggcagcggcgccccGCTGGCTACCCTGGCCGAGTTGACACGCTCGGTGGCGGCAACG GCGGTgagagcagcagcggcggcggcgaagaaggacggcagcggcggcggcggcagtggcgatgaCGCGGTGGTGGGCTGCAAGAGCGCGTGCCTAGCGTTCGGCACGGACGAGTACTGCTGTCGCGGGAAGTTCGCGTCGCCGGCGACGTGCAAGCCGAGCGGCTACTCCAAGCTGTTCAAGGCGTAG
- the LOC136522618 gene encoding probable E3 ubiquitin-protein ligase WAVH2, with protein sequence MITNTRLFHAKKMHTTSGVAAPMIWLVFTLLLASVAAAAETVKVITTPVFAQIPRLQASKDFQVLVRVEAPPAAQQQRRVPIDLAVVLDVGGGGATGTARLDAVKKAVKFIVRQIIHDDDRLAVVGPSSNSPLVTGFLSTLEARRNAEKSVDELEPRGEFTSGAGAGAALEEAIKILRELPATASRSSRARFVILVTDTATTEASSRFSKLPREDLPPVHTLGLGAAYDPRALLYIARKSQGTYSFVDDENTDGITGAIAVCVSGLKDVVAVGTRVRFEAPVGTSGVTIERIDSGGYVSPITGDKASGEVSVGVLYAGEVKSFIVHLSVPALSSTSTTTSTVDGGCDKQQLLTVSFVGHYTTSEGDAAAPAPSPQAILYVQRPPPEAIDVAGGALQRVPVPVVMNHIARFGVLEMVTTFVNEDIWQLSSITVEVATKLRNQWEQFVQARQFWSGLDLGVLEVEVNRMVTFLEAAAAGTRSGSSATAYMLSWLSSYQMQQPTAMGSPGSVAAAFVTVNMQLTLQQATIITTAAPLCIDGGCPACECGCDDRCVQPLPPPVLVPSGRGDDTYRVHPAYPQRELFNAINQAMKHMYLALVQASNLTRCDAAAGLKVLPA encoded by the exons ATGATCACCAATACCCGCTTGTTCCATGCAAAGAAAATGCATACCACGTCGGGAGTGGCAGCTCCAATGATATGGCTCGTTTTCACGCTCCTGCTCGCATCAGTG GCCGCCGCCGCAGAGACGGTGAAAGTGATCACCACCCCAGTCTTCGCTCAGATCCCTCGACTTCAGGCAAGCAAAGACTTCCAGGTGCTGGTGCGCGTCGAGGCGCCACCGGCGGCGCAGCAGCAGAGGCGCGTCCCCATCGACCTCGCCGTGGTGCTCGACGTGGGTGGCGGTGGTGCCACGGGCACGGCGAGGCTGGATGCGGTGAAGAAGGCCGTCAAGTTTATCGTCAGGCAGATCATCCATGACGACGACCGTCTCGCCGTCGTCGGGCCGTCGTCCAACAGTCCGCTAGTCACCGGGTTTCTGAGCACTCTCGAGGCTCGACGGAATGCCGAAAAATCCGTCGACGAGCTGGAGCCCCGTGGTGAGTTCACGTCTggagccggcgccggcgccgccttgGAGGAGGCCATCAAG ATCCTAAGGGAGCTACCGGCGACGGCGAGCCGGAGCAGCCGCGCGCGCTTCGTCATCTTGGTGACGGACACGGCGACGACGGAGGCCAGCAGCAGATTCAGCAAGCTGCCGCGCGAGGACCTGCCCCCGGTGCACACGTTGGGCCTCGGCGCGGCGTACGACCCCAGGGCGCTGCTCTACATCGCCAGGAAATCCCAGGGCACCTACTCCTTCGTCGACGACGAGAACACGGACGGCATCACGGGCGCCATCGCCGTCTGCGTCAGCGGGCTCAAGGACGTGGTCGCCGTCGGCACGCGCGTCCGCTTCGAGGCGCCCGTCGGGACGAGCGGGGTCACGATCGAGAGAATCGATTCGGGGGGATACGTGAGCCCCATCACCGGAGATAAGGCGTCCGGCGAGGTCTCCGTCGGGGTCCTCTACGCCGGCGAGGTGAAGAGCTTCATCGTCCACCTCAGCGTGCCTGCTCTGTCTTCGACGTCAACGACGACATCCACTGTCGACGGCGGCTGCGACAAGCAACAGCTGCTCACCGTCAGCTTCGTCGGCCACTACACCACCAGCGAAGGAGATGCTGCGGCTCCAGCTCCAAGTCCCCAAGCAATCTTGTACGTGCAAAGGCCACCGCCGGAAGCCATCGACGTCGCCGGCGGCGCGCTGCAGAGAGTCCCCGTCCCCGTGGTGATGAACCACATCGCGCGGTTCGGCGTGCTGGAGATGGTGACTACCTTCGTCAACGAAGACATCTGGCAGCTTAGTTCCATCACGGTGGAAGTGGCGACGAAGCTGCGCAACCAGTGGGAGCAGTTCGTGCAGGCGCGGCAGTTCTGGAGCGGCCTGGACCTGGGAGTCCTCGAAGTCGAGGTCAACAGGATGGTGACCTTCctagaagcagcagcagcaggaaccAGAAGCGGCTCCTCGGCGACGGCCTACATGCTGTCGTGGCTGTCGAGCTACCAGATGCAGCAGCCGACGGCTATGGGCTCGCCGGGCAGCGTCGCCGCCGCGTTCGTCACCGTGAACATGCAGCTCACGCTGCAGCAGGCGACGATCATCACCACTGCTGCTCCACTATGCATCGACGGCGGCTGCCCGGCGTGCGAGTGCGGGTGCGATGACCGCTGCGTgcagccactgccgccgccggtgCTCGTGCCGTCCGGACGCGGCGACGACACCTACCGCGTCCACCCCGCGTATCCACAGCGCGAATTGTTCAACGCCATCAACCAAGCAATGAAGCACATGTACCTG GCGTTGGTCCAGGCGAGCAATCTCACGCGTTGCGACGCTGCTGCCGGCCTCAAGGTTCTGCCGGCATGA